Proteins encoded together in one Hevea brasiliensis isolate MT/VB/25A 57/8 chromosome 16, ASM3005281v1, whole genome shotgun sequence window:
- the LOC110659268 gene encoding uncharacterized protein LOC110659268, translated as MAKGKRELLSKAPWRGDDDDEAEKFKDAKLKVTNQPGSTPTMHVPRKKNNKRRSNEDDSDEDDPLELDPELRYSFQRNFQFLQRVFSIDTIVKPLPPAMAYNVSRNLSFFTRIFTQFFDPEGIANAQKSLGLGQEEKARRVR; from the exons ATGGCGAAGGGAAAGAGGGAATTGCTATCAAAAGCGCCATGGAGAGGTGACGATGACGACGAGGCCGAAAAATTCAAAGACGCCAAGCTCAAGGTCACCAATCAGCCCGGCTCCACCCCTACTATGCACGTCCCTCGCAAAAAGAACAACAAGCGCCGCTCCAATGAAGATGACTCTGACGAAGACGATCCCCTTGAGCTCGACCCCGAGCTCCGGTACAGCTTCCAGCGCAATTTTCAG tTTCTTCAGAGAGTATTTAGCATTGACACCATTGTGAAGCCTCTTCCACCTGCTATGGCATATAATGTTTCTCGCAACTTGAGCTTCTTCACCCGCATCTTTACTCAGTTCTTTG ATCCTGAAGGTATTGCAAATGCACAGAAATCACTTGGGTTAGGGCAGGAAGAGAAAGCTCGTCGGGTCCGTTGA